DNA from Candidatus Zixiibacteriota bacterium:
ACGTCGCTTTCGCCCGCGAAGAGTACCAACCGGGAACGGCGAGGTACGACGAGTATTACGGCGCCCACCCCCGTCTAAAGGACGCCGATGACCGCATGCGTCGACTACCCGAACTTCTGGCGCCCGGTGGGAAGTACTATGACGGTGCCGTGGCCGCTCTGGTCTCCTCTGACTTCCGCGAGATCGAAGCGATGACTACAACCGTTGACGGCCAGGTGGCTGTTGAACCGGAGGCCGTCGAACCGGGGGAGATGACGGCGTGGGTCAAGCGGGAGATGCTTGCGATGGGTGCCGACGAAGTCGGGATTGCGAAACTGAATCCGATGTACGTTTACTCGCATGTGGGGCGTGGGCCGGAAGCCTGGGGGCAGCCGATTGTCAACGCTCACAAATATGCGATTATGTTCTCACTGGAGATGGATTACTTCGATGTTGAAAAGGCGCCACGTCTGCCGATCACGCGCGAAACGGCCAGGCGCTACAAGCAAGCCGCCCGGATTTCGATCGGTCTGGCGCGACGAATTCGCGAAATGGGCTATCCGGCCCGTGCCCATATTGCAGGCAGCAACTACCAGATCATGTTGCCGCCGGTGGCCCACGATGCGGGACTTGGAGAGTTGGGGCGAATGGGCTATTTGATCTCGCCGAAATCCGGTGCCCGTGTCAGACTCGGCGGTCTCACAACCGATCTTCCGTTGTTGAATGATGAACCAATAACATTTGGCGTACAAGACTTTTGCGATAAATGCCTAAAGTGTTCCATTAATTGTCCGTCAAGCGCTATCCCATCGGGCGGGAAGGTCAATGTCCGTGGGGTAGAGAAGTGGCAGCTCAATATCGAACAGTGCATTCAGTACTGGCGCGTCATCGGCACCGACTGCGGTTTGTGTATGAAGGTCTGCCCCTACAGCCATCCACCAACCTTCATTCACAATCTGGTTCGCTCGGGTTGTCGAAGGTCATCATTGGCCCGCCGGATTTCTATTTGGGCCGACGATTTCTTCTATGGTCGCAAACTGCGGTTGCCAATCCCTCCCGCGTGACTGTCAAAGTTCCGCCTGAGACTGCCGATATTAGCATTGTGTAGCAGTACTTCGTCGAACCTGTCCGACTTCTTGAGGTCCGCTAATGCCGGTGTCCAAAGCAACCAAATCCGCCGTTAAGAAAGAGCTTCTGAAAGGTGAGCCGCTCATGGACCTGGCTGCGACCAAGGAAGAGCTTCTGCGATGGCTGGAACAGTGGCCGGCGCCGGGCGACAAAGAGGCCGGTTGGGAGGAAATGGTCCGGGAGTTTCCGGCTGAACCTGAGGATGCCAAGTCGGAGAAAGGGACCTGTATTCGTCTGACAGTGCGTTTGAACACCGGAACCAATCGCTACATGATCACGCTACTTGAGTCGCTCGATCCCCAGAGTCGGGGCGTCTATTTCGCCACTGTTCATGTCAACTGGAAAGAGGTTGAGTATCGCAGACAGGAAGCAGTCGAGCAATCGTATGCCGGACAATTCGACGGCTCACTGAAGGCCAAGCATAATCTGTGGACACAGACTTTCCGTGCCAAGGATTTAGCCAAAGCGCTCAACAGTTGCGCCATTGCCATCCTGGGTCATGAACTGATCTCGCAACCGAAGCCCGCAGAACCGGGCGAGCGCATTCCCCACGATCTCGTAGCCCCGCCGGACTTTCCCAAGACTGTTGACGAATAAACAGGCCTGCCTACCAAGCAACAAACTTCCGACCCAAGTGCAGGGCAGGCGAAGTTGGGGTCTGGGACTACATCGCTGCGCCGAAGGTCAGCATAATCATCCGAGCGTCGTCACCGAGGGAGCGGCCTATTCCCTCCAGCCACCTTAGTTCGAGATTGAACGTCCTTTTTCCGGAGCCGCTATGCATTCCGAAGCCGCCGCCCAGATAAGCATCCGACCTCCACCTTTCACCCAGATACATGCCCAGACCGCCGGTACCCACGAAGAAGTATGTTCGCACGGGCGAGCGGTGCCGACCGAGGTTCCATTTCAGGTCCAAGCCAACAGCGTAAGCGTGCAAATCCGTGGGCAGGCTCAAGCCCTCGTTATTCGCACCTTTGTAGAACATGGCTGAAGCCCGGGCCACCACTTCGTTCAATTGGGAGTAGACTCGCCCCAGACCGATGCTGAGATGATAACCGGGGTCCCTGCCGTCAAGCTGGTGTTCTCCAAAGCAAAACCCCACTCCGGCGTAGGCTTTCCCATAGGGCACTTCTCTGGCATCCACACTCACGAATCCTGATGTAAGTACGATCAGTGTAACAAAGCTGCGAAAAAGCATACTGTATAATCCCAGCCGTCACCGGCTATCAAAACCAACTGGCAATAGGGGAGCCAGGCCCAGCCTGTTTGGAAGATTTCTGTTGAGTGTCAAGTCTTGTGTTGTCATCGTTGAATTCCAGCGGTGCTTCGTTCACTGTTGTGCATTGTCGTCATTCGTCACCTCGTGGCAATCTGAAAGCCAAGCGACAGATTGGTCACGCGCATTTGATTGGCATCAGGCCAATTGTCCTTGATAGTCACCACATTGATCGAGCTTACCTGTGCAAAAACGCAGAACTTCCCCGATAGACGCCGCTCTATTCCGACACCGAGGTGATAGTAAAAAGACTCGCGGCCCCGGAGGTCCCACAGAGTTGCTGAGTTGCCGTGCTCATCAAGCTCCGACGTATCATCCAGCGGCTGCCACACGACAGCCACGCCAATGTCACCGAAGATGTATGGCCTGAATAGTCTGCCGGAACGCCCCGGAGTCCATTTCAAGCCGGTGCCGGCCGTTGCCAGTCCGATGGTGTGCCCACGATAGTCGGACCCTCGGCCGGGGAATCCGGTGTAGGATACTTGGATGAGAAACCTAAGTCCTTTGGCCAAACGGTGGTCGAAACCGATCACGCCGCCCAGGCCGGTCGAGTAATTGTCGTCAAAAGGGTCTGGTGTACCCGGTAATGCGAATTGCACCGTCGCCCAGAAGCCACCATAGTTGACCGGCATGCTATCGGTGGGCGCAGACACTTCTCCGCAGGCCGCCGTGACCGGTAAAGTCAACAAAGCAACCAGACAGGTACCAATCAAGTGTTTGTGCACGTATTCCTCCCCGGTCCGAATCCTATCCGCACCTACATCAGACGGACACCACCGGTCACCGCCCAGAACCGAAGCGGCTTGTCAAAGACAGTGTTGGCTCCATCGATCTGAATCGTGGTGTAGCGCGCCTCGGCATAAAGGCTCACTTTGGGAAACAACGAGTATATCACGCCGCCGCCGAACCGGTAGTAAAACTTCGTCTGATCTTCCAGCCCCAGCACGTCCTCCCAGAACCGGGCTGTGCCGACCTTGGTCAAAGGCGGCCAGTCAAAATCCGTTTGAGTTACTTTGGCCATACCGATGCCTGCCACCCCGTATGGTTTGATCGGAATCATCGGTAAACTTGGTTTCACTTTTGCATTCACCCCGAACATCGCCGCCTTGATATCCCCGCCGCCGACCCGGCCAAGGGTGGCGTCTCCGCTCTTTGTGAAATCGGATGTGAAGGTGTGGTAGTCGAAACTACCGACCAATTCGACCATCGGCGCCACGCTGTAGCCAACACCGGTTGTCATGTGCCAACCTATCTTGTACCAGCCATCGAAAGTTGGCGGTTTGTGCTGTATACTCAGGCCGCCACCGGCGTAAACTTTGATAGGGCTGGGTAATTGTGCCGAGACGGTCGTTGCCAGGATCAAGATTGTAGTCAGTGTCGTGATAGCTTTCATTGCTGTGATGCTGCGCATTGTCAAAACCTTCCCTTGTTTTTGTGGACCAATGTATATGCAATCGCGGCGGGTGGGTCAAGCTAAACTGTGGGCGGCAATTGTGCTGCTTAGAGTTTCGCAGGGTCCTGATCTCAACGCAGTCTGGATTGTGACCCTGCGATTCTCGGCACTGTTTTGTGTGAGAGCAGCCTCCTGAACCATCGGTCACAGGCTCGTTTTCGGCGAAGGCAGGAACCGGAGGAACTTGCCATTGCGACGCAGCCTGCCTGTTTGGGGCGGACCGATCACGAGCAGATGTAAGGTGGACTCCGTCCTCGCCTGCGAGCCACACTCGGATGTGATCCGGCATTGGGGACGGCAGCGCGCGAAGCGCGACATGGCCTGAGTGTGTCACCCTGAGCGCAGTCGAAGGGTGCTCTACAACCTGATCCCAAACGATACAGTGATCAACCGGGTGCTGGTCTCCTCGGTTATGTCTTCCATGAAGGTGTAGTAACGGGCCTCAAGAAAAGTCCGTGTAAACTCCAGACCAGCGCCGAGGATCCTGTAGGTTTCCGTGTGCGATGGGAACTCATGTGTTTGTTCAAGCCCGAAAGCGTTGACTGTGACGTCCTCAATGTCAAACTGAGCCCTACCGAAGCCACCCAGCAGGTAGGGGTTGGACGTAAACACGCCGAGGTTGAGTTTGAGCTCAGCGCCGTACATTATCATCGACAGATCGCCGCCGGTAACATCGATCGTGCTCTGATCGGGCAGGATGCTGTTTAGTGACTCGGCTGAATACTTATGGTAGCTGCCCCTGGCTACCAATTCCATGCGCGGGAAAATCGAAAATCCCAGACCACCACCGCCGTGGTATCCATACTTGTAAAGGTCCTTGAAGTCCTGTTGCGGCATGGAAGCTCCACCCTGCAAGTACACGCTGAAAGGTTTGGAAGGAGTCTGTCCCATGGCTGAAGTAGCAATCGCAGCAACCAATGCTATTATCAGGACTGTCTTGGTCATAATATCCTCCGTTTCTGAGAGTCTTACAAAATCCTTTTCCAAGACTAGCCGCATCGCACGGCTCGATCAACCAAAAACTGTAGGTGGTTCCAGCGGGCGGCATGGACAGTTTTATGTCTAAAAATAGATATTGTGAAAGAGTTCACTTGCTTTTCGGCGGCCCATTTATTTTATATAGGCCGAGGAAAGTGACGTATAACAGCATTGGAGGTATATAGAATGGCAGCAAGGAACGAAGCCTATATAGTGTCAGCCTGTCGCAGTGCCATAGGCACGCTACATGGTGGACTGGGATCATTCACCGCGCCGCAGCTTGGCGCCTTAGCCGTGAAAGAAGCGATCCAGCGCGCCGGTGTCGACGGCAACGACGTCGACGAAGTAATCATGGGCCAGGTGGTGCAGGGTGGCAGCGGCCAGGCGCCGGCTCGCCAGGCTGCGATCAATGCCGGACTGCCGCCCAGTTCAGCCGCGTTGACCATCAACAAAGTGTGCGGTTCCGGGCTCAAGGCCGTCATGCTGGCCACGCAGGCGATCCGAGCCGGCGATGCCGATGTTTTCATCGCCGGTGGTATGGAATCAATGTCCAACACACCCTACGTGCTGCAACAGGCCAAGACCGGTCTGCGCTGGGGACACAAGAAGCTCGACGACATTATGGTCTCGGACGGACTCTGGGATAGTTTCAACGATTTTCACATGGGCTGTGCGGCCGAGATCGTCGCCCGGCAGGAGTCTATCTCGCGCGATGAACAAGACGCCTTTGCGCTCGGTTCACACCAGAAAGCAGTTGCCGCCCAGACCGACGGGAAGTTCAAAGATGAGATATTCGATGTAGAAGTGCCCCAGCGCAAGAAGGACCCCATCATTTTCAATAGCGACGAATGCCCGCGCGCCGATATATCCATTGAG
Protein-coding regions in this window:
- a CDS encoding outer membrane beta-barrel protein; the protein is MRSITAMKAITTLTTILILATTVSAQLPSPIKVYAGGGLSIQHKPPTFDGWYKIGWHMTTGVGYSVAPMVELVGSFDYHTFTSDFTKSGDATLGRVGGGDIKAAMFGVNAKVKPSLPMIPIKPYGVAGIGMAKVTQTDFDWPPLTKVGTARFWEDVLGLEDQTKFYYRFGGGVIYSLFPKVSLYAEARYTTIQIDGANTVFDKPLRFWAVTGGVRLM
- a CDS encoding 4Fe-4S dicluster domain-containing protein, which produces MTPIELYYPIFGLILSALLVLLLITCMREKRFKAAGKAVLLLAEFNVVWVGWYLLVGTHSALLLIPPSIAVLGIVVFYWPTGKPVPLSIGVITQRVDERDVAFAREEYQPGTARYDEYYGAHPRLKDADDRMRRLPELLAPGGKYYDGAVAALVSSDFREIEAMTTTVDGQVAVEPEAVEPGEMTAWVKREMLAMGADEVGIAKLNPMYVYSHVGRGPEAWGQPIVNAHKYAIMFSLEMDYFDVEKAPRLPITRETARRYKQAARISIGLARRIREMGYPARAHIAGSNYQIMLPPVAHDAGLGELGRMGYLISPKSGARVRLGGLTTDLPLLNDEPITFGVQDFCDKCLKCSINCPSSAIPSGGKVNVRGVEKWQLNIEQCIQYWRVIGTDCGLCMKVCPYSHPPTFIHNLVRSGCRRSSLARRISIWADDFFYGRKLRLPIPPA
- a CDS encoding outer membrane beta-barrel protein translates to MTKTVLIIALVAAIATSAMGQTPSKPFSVYLQGGASMPQQDFKDLYKYGYHGGGGLGFSIFPRMELVARGSYHKYSAESLNSILPDQSTIDVTGGDLSMIMYGAELKLNLGVFTSNPYLLGGFGRAQFDIEDVTVNAFGLEQTHEFPSHTETYRILGAGLEFTRTFLEARYYTFMEDITEETSTRLITVSFGIRL
- a CDS encoding acetyl-CoA C-acetyltransferase, which encodes MAARNEAYIVSACRSAIGTLHGGLGSFTAPQLGALAVKEAIQRAGVDGNDVDEVIMGQVVQGGSGQAPARQAAINAGLPPSSAALTINKVCGSGLKAVMLATQAIRAGDADVFIAGGMESMSNTPYVLQQAKTGLRWGHKKLDDIMVSDGLWDSFNDFHMGCAAEIVARQESISRDEQDAFALGSHQKAVAAQTDGKFKDEIFDVEVPQRKKDPIIFNSDECPRADISIEKLAKLRPAFEKDGTVTAGNAPGLNDGSSASVVVSEGYLKNKNLTPLARVVDYAVAGTEPKLLFYAPIYAVQNLMKKMNVDINHWDLIEANEAFSVQALADGKALGWDWDRVNVHGGAVALGHPIGASGTRVLTTLIYALKDRGLKTGMATLCLGGGNAVALAIEMC